In Citrus sinensis cultivar Valencia sweet orange chromosome 3, DVS_A1.0, whole genome shotgun sequence, the sequence GCCAAAAGCACTACTAAGATATGCAAAAAATCACGACAGGAAAAATTGGAAGCAAATATTGAGCAAGCAAGGAAGACTGACCTGACACCATCTTGCCTTGGCTTTACTCCGATTGGTGCAGACCCATATATGTGAATTGCCACACTTGGTGCACTGGATGCGCCTCGACTCCTCAGGACAATAATCTGTCTTATCCTGCGTCAAGTAAGATTAAGTTTAAGAAatctttctaaatttttttatgattcaTAATCAGAGAATTGACTCAGCAATGTGAATTGgcccaaaagagaaaaaaaattatcaataatgTTAGGGATCCCAACATTTGAGTCCCAATGCTATGTGTCCCTCATCTATTGGATGATGGATTTCAtagttggtaaatttacttaacTACCATCCAATGGAtgaatgccacatcagttgGGACTTAAATTGGAACTTAAATGTTGGAATACCCATCATTGCTCAAAATTTATACATGCTGCACGTGTAAATTTGGCACTAAACATTCTGCGGCATGTGCAACAAGGAAGCAGATTGCAATCTTGCCCTACCTTTCCATTATTAATTTCCACTAATCAACAAAACTCCACTTAATAAATCAATCTTCTCCTGATAAATGTGTGAAATCAGGGagcagaaacaaaaaaaaatatgtgattTGCCAGAAAACCCAGACCTCCGATAAAGACAAGTGCcgaaactaaaattttgaaacccaAAGCAATTCTGTGGTTTGAAGAACAGGATAGTGTTAGACCAATAAAACTCATGTTAGGCGCAAATATAAAGGGGCAGGGacaatttagtaattttaggAGCAGGGacaatttagtaattttagggGCAGGGacaatttagtaattttagggGCAGGGGcagtttagtaattttatgaattaggGTTCAGCtataaataagagattatAGAGTCATTTAGGGTTTATGCTGAATTTTGTCTAGTGTTAGGAGTAATTAGGAGTTTGGGAGAGATTGACCTACCTCTCGAATTGTAGGTCAAgattgttctttcttttaatttaatcaataaaattagccCTTATTTAGCCCTCAGTCCTATCATATAGCACAAATTTCTCGTCCATTTTAAACACAGatgttcttttaatttttctcttccatGAATTCCAAGCAGagataaatttaaacaaaaatactctggagtttgaaaataattgaaaaaacacatggattttatttaaaaaatgcaaaagatTACCTGCCGTGAAGCACCATAAGACTTCTGACAGACACTCCTGGTCCTGGATTCTTCCTTTCTTAATTGCTCATCATAATCTCTCTTCTTTGTCAAGTCAGAAAGAACCTGCTAATTTAAACCCCATTGTGAGTAGCAGAAAGAACCAGAACCACCGCACCACATGCCACATAAGTAAGATTTCACATAATACAGATGAGATATCAACCAAAAAATTGCAAATACAATAGTTGAATACCTCATAAGCACATTGGAGTTTCTTAAATGATTCACTAGCTAAAGGACTTCCCATATTTTTATCAGGATGGACAAGCATGGCCTGCAAATAGTAAAATTGATTGGAATCAATGCGCAAATACATTAAATGAGGGTTTCTCACAATAAGGACAGATTTAGTGCCaacaaataaattctaaataattacCGAAAATAGTTATTCAATTATGTTAAAGCTTAAATTTTTTGGTCAAGTCATAACTTAACATGTTATCAGAGCCAGTTTAACAAAATGATTTAGATTTGAATccttaatattaaacattagaAGGTATTTCAACTCTTCAAGcataacaataattagaaatagataaataaacttttaaaaggCAGCTAGACTTATAGTCATAGCCTActtcaattcttttaaaagaaacaGCTTTCCCCAGAAACCTATTCCAAGAACTATAAGCTAAATCGAAGTTCAAAATAAGAAACAGAGATCAGaaaaagcaatttttttaaagaaagataaatGAATATGCCTCTGTCAAATATACCTTCTTACGGTATTCCTTTTTCAAAACAGCggcatcaatttttttgtggCGGGGAAACCCCAATGTTTCATAATGATCCATACAATTTATTATCCTTTTCATCTCATCATTTGAGCTAGTTTCTTCCTTAACAACTTTGCTACTAGAACACTCCTTTGGGAGATTAATAACAGAAGATGTAGCAGCTGACTTGGTGGAAGATTTGAATGAATGCACCCTTTCAGGTTCGTCGGTAGGAATAGAGTATTCAGACCCTCCAGAGAACCCATCTTCAGTGACTGTTTCTGATTCTTTCTGCTCTTCAATGTGTGAGTTTTCACTCACATTGTCACACAATTGAagcaaataattcaataaatcaCTGGAGAAAAATGCAAGGTTTATCGAAAGGAAGACACCAAACCATCCAACCGAAACTTTGACGcaataaatagaataaattgtCGCCATTAATACAACCAGCCGTGCATGACTTAGGGAAAATAGATAGCCTGCATTTACGTAGGAAAGAGAAAAGTTTGTAAAATCTAGGGAAATTGCGCACAAGAACAAAGGAGTAGCCACATGAATAAACTTCAATTTTCCATAcaagtaaatgaaaatttacttTCACCAGAGATAACATTTATGATAACTACTACTCTCAAATATCAGTCTATTCATTTATAATAGAAACAAACTAATGCATAATCTTAATTAGGGGACAAGGCCTCTGCTCATGTCCATACATGACAGCAGACACATCATACCCAAATCAAAAGGCCCAGACTATAATGCTTTCTCTGCACAAACTTTGTTATTGAGTCTTcgtatattttctttatcacTCTCACAAACTGAAGGTTATAGCTATGTTGATCAGCACGGAAGGACCTATGAatctaaaatcaaaatcttgTGAAAATATTGCTTACGGAAGAAGAGATAGAAATAAAGCAAGTGATagtaagaaaaatattgttcGTCACCTAGCGAATTTAGTGAATTACCCAATTTTGCAAATAAATGCAAAGATTATTGAAGAAAACCAAGTGTTTACACAATACGCACCTATTTAACATGCTATATAGAAAATGCAGTAGTTAAAACATCATCATGAAATGCAAGTAAACAATATTATTAGGCACAAAAAGACAGTGATGAAAGCAAGACACATCTTGTTCATCTTAAAATTACAAAGTCCAAGGGCCCAGATACCAAGCCATACCTCCAACTATAAACAATGTTCCTGTTATCCAAAAGTTAGCAAACATCCATAAAACCAGAATAGCAAACAGGCCTACAATGAAAAGCCCAGGAGTGTATCCCAAGTACCGAACAGCAGCTCCAGCAGCTCCCTGAGCCATTAGATGTAACCATTAGTTGTGGTATCAAAATATCAGTAACCACAAGTTGTAGCATCAGCATATTTCACTTTAGTTTCAAACCAACCTTTTatcaaaagaaatgaattcaaatggtccagaattttttttttttttctaatagacAAATGGTCCAGAAATTAAATGCATGAACATGGTAAAGGTGAAAGGAAAAAAGCAGACTTATATGAGAAGTTTTCAAGAAAGAAAGTGGCAATAGAAGGCTCAGAAATGTGACTTTGAGCCTACGTGGTGGTTTTGTTTAAAAACTACTAAAGATATGAAGGTTCaatatgaattaaaaactacttcaaaaaaaaaataaaagaatttagcttttcaaatcaagaattcaaataaaacaatatatatgaGCTTTAAGTTCCCAGGTTTCTGCTTCATTTTTAAGCTTCATACTCTCAAGCAAAATGCTTAGAGGATGAAAAACAGTCCATAAgagtaaattattaattctacacatctGAAAGTTAATCTCCTAGAACAGAGTCAAGGACCTCGTTGGATTGGGCTATCATGTCTCAACAAATAAAGAAGGGTACAGTAATGCCAAACTGAAAGTGAATATATGTGGCTTAAACAACTTTACCTCAACAGCTTAACCAGATTTTCCAACCCATATAAATTTGGGTACCCAACTTTTAAACTAGAATTCCTGATATAACATCACGATATCAAAACCCACAACCTTATTTATTGGCACGCATGTAACAAGCCAATATATATACTCTCAAGACTATCCATAAAGccaaaaggaaaaacataACGAAATGAAACTACTaaagaaagaagatgaaatgGTAAGGGGTTACAAGCCCTATAACGACCCACTTAACGAACTGCTACCACTATTTTCCGCTCAAGGTTAAACAATAGTTGTTAACTTGTGAGATCAAAccatcataataataattacagaaACATCTCTTACTTATGTAAGATCAAATATTGCTAATCGCATTGAATTCTTTACTTTTTCTGTCTCTAAAAATATGCTTCTTACAAATCAACCTAACCGATTAACATTACTTCACCGGACCAATAACAGTCACAGCCCATTATCAAACCCCTAAACAGTATATTCAAacatcttttcaaaatattactattcatgaaaaataaggaaaaaacaaATGTGAATACGTACCATAGAGAGGAGCACATAAAGCAAGCAAGACATAGAAGTGAGACTAAGAAAGCAGCTCCACATTATAATGAACAAAGAAGACGAACCCAGTTTGATCATTGATTGTACACCCCTTACAAGGCAGTCTTTCCAATgaaccaacaacaacaacaagagcGCCCCTGATTTGGCGCATCCAGAGCACACCATAGGCCAATGCCGCTCTATCAACACCCCCATTTT encodes:
- the LOC102628913 gene encoding uncharacterized protein LOC102628913 encodes the protein MEDIGLVKQGWKWLQSQKHVFSRAQTRLGCFRDKMGVLIERHWPMVCSGCAKSGALLLLLLVHWKDCLVRGVQSMIKLGSSSLFIIMWSCFLSLTSMSCLLYVLLSMGAAGAAVRYLGYTPGLFIVGLFAILVLWMFANFWITGTLFIVGGYLFSLSHARLVVLMATIYSIYCVKVSVGWFGVFLSINLAFFSSDLLNYLLQLCDNVSENSHIEEQKESETVTEDGFSGGSEYSIPTDEPERVHSFKSSTKSAATSSVINLPKECSSSKVVKEETSSNDEMKRIINCMDHYETLGFPRHKKIDAAVLKKEYRKKAMLVHPDKNMGSPLASESFKKLQCAYEVLSDLTKKRDYDEQLRKEESRTRSVCQKSYGASRQDKTDYCPEESRRIQCTKCGNSHIWVCTNRSKAKARWCQDCCQYHQAKDGDGWVEYKGSLIFDRPQKVEIPRAFVCAESKIFDVSEWAICQGMACRPNTHRPSFHVNMVGLEKTQRSYSSRFPWDLDAEMMDDDEEEFELWLQQALASGLFCETSKRRKSWSPFKLHQKKGKKQWRRSST